A stretch of the Massilia varians genome encodes the following:
- a CDS encoding ribonuclease E inhibitor RraB, producing the protein MISLVQLEEMFESIREGAGWDMSQPMLWGYFFNDKSREKLESVLPVLEKDGYRFVDLFVPELDEGQAPYFFLRVEKGEVHDPASLYQRNAEFYALAERYGLDSYDGMDVGPLSGPDH; encoded by the coding sequence ATGATTTCACTGGTTCAGTTGGAAGAGATGTTCGAGAGCATTCGGGAGGGGGCGGGGTGGGACATGTCCCAGCCTATGCTTTGGGGTTACTTCTTTAATGATAAGTCGCGGGAAAAGCTGGAATCGGTCTTGCCCGTCCTGGAAAAAGACGGGTATCGCTTCGTCGACCTGTTCGTTCCGGAACTCGACGAAGGACAGGCACCTTACTTCTTCCTGCGTGTAGAGAAGGGCGAGGTGCACGATCCGGCCAGTTTGTACCAGCGTAACGCCGAGTTCTATGCGCTTGCCGAGCGTTATGGTTTGGACAGCTACGATGGCATGGATGTCGGGCCGCTGTCCGGCCCCGATCATTGA
- a CDS encoding TIGR04063 family PEP-CTERM/XrtA system glycosyltransferase — translation MRVLHVFDHSIPLQSGYTFRTRSVLREQRAMGCETFHLTGPKHDSGSELEETVDGLHFYRTPVVDGFLGKLPLLNQKQVIDSLERRLAEIIPAVRPHVLHAHSPSLNAIAALRAGKKFGIPVVYEVRAFWEDAAVDHGTATENGLRYRMTRALESYALKRADAVTTICEGLRRDIVARGIPTDKITVIPNAVDIDKFAVGGVADQALKAKLGLADARLIGFIGSFYAYEGLDILLRAVPALTAERPDLRVLLVGGGPEDARLRQLAKDLGIADKVVFTGRVPHDQVQMYYDLLDVLVYPRLSMRLTDLVTPLKPLEAMAQGRVLAASDVGGHLELIVDGKTGVLFKADDPQALADKVGQLVDARAEWPKLRAAGREYVETERNWKASVTRYKRVYGRLTGAAA, via the coding sequence ATGCGCGTTCTTCATGTATTCGATCACTCGATACCGCTGCAAAGTGGCTATACGTTCCGTACGCGCTCAGTGTTGCGTGAACAACGTGCAATGGGGTGCGAAACCTTTCACCTCACGGGGCCAAAACACGATTCCGGCAGCGAGCTGGAAGAAACCGTGGACGGCCTGCACTTCTACCGCACGCCGGTGGTCGACGGCTTCCTGGGGAAGCTGCCGCTACTGAACCAGAAGCAGGTGATCGACAGCCTGGAGCGCCGCCTCGCGGAAATCATCCCGGCCGTCCGTCCGCACGTGCTGCACGCCCACTCGCCGTCGCTGAACGCGATTGCCGCGCTGCGCGCCGGCAAGAAGTTCGGCATCCCGGTGGTGTATGAGGTGCGCGCCTTCTGGGAGGACGCCGCGGTCGACCATGGCACGGCCACCGAGAACGGCCTGCGCTACCGCATGACCCGGGCGCTGGAGAGCTACGCCTTGAAACGCGCCGACGCCGTGACCACGATCTGCGAAGGCCTGCGCCGCGACATCGTCGCGCGCGGCATCCCGACCGACAAGATCACGGTGATCCCGAATGCCGTGGACATCGACAAGTTCGCCGTCGGCGGCGTGGCCGACCAGGCCCTGAAGGCGAAGCTGGGCCTGGCGGACGCGCGCCTGATCGGCTTCATCGGTTCCTTCTATGCCTACGAGGGCCTGGACATCCTGCTGCGCGCGGTGCCGGCGCTCACCGCCGAGCGCCCCGACCTGCGCGTGCTGCTGGTTGGCGGCGGCCCCGAGGACGCGCGCCTGCGCCAGCTGGCCAAGGATCTCGGCATTGCCGACAAGGTCGTCTTCACCGGCCGCGTGCCGCACGACCAGGTGCAGATGTACTACGACCTGCTCGACGTGCTGGTGTATCCGCGCCTGTCGATGCGCCTGACCGACCTGGTCACGCCGCTCAAGCCGCTCGAAGCGATGGCCCAGGGCCGCGTGCTGGCCGCCTCCGACGTCGGCGGCCACCTGGAGCTGATCGTGGACGGCAAGACCGGCGTGCTGTTCAAGGCGGACGACCCCCAGGCCCTGGCCGACAAGGTCGGCCAGCTGGTGGACGCCCGGGCTGAATGGCCGAAGCTGCGCGCCGCCGGCCGCGAGTACGTGGAAACCGAGCGTAACTGGAAAGCCAGCGTGACCCGCTACAAGCGCGTCTACGGCCGCCTGACGGGAGCCGCCGCCTGA
- a CDS encoding LytR/AlgR family response regulator transcription factor — protein MNIRVVIVDDEPLARLAVKIRLAQRSGFELAGEFGDGDSAYAGIAALRPDLAFVDVEMPGRTGLEVLSALTPAQRPMAILLTAYDGFALQAFGLAALDYLLKPVDDERLDEALDRAQLAFPYRGQGRPAAPILPAARSFSVRVGMRTVLVPVADIERIEADGDYATLHANGKTWLMRERLHNLAMQLDPRQFHRVHRSTIVRLDMIAELRALTNRDALLRLRDGSVLRASRTYMPALADALQHLNKRSA, from the coding sequence ATGAACATCCGGGTGGTCATCGTCGACGACGAACCGCTGGCCAGGCTGGCGGTGAAAATCAGGTTGGCACAGCGCAGCGGCTTCGAACTGGCGGGCGAATTCGGCGACGGCGACAGCGCGTATGCGGGCATCGCGGCGCTACGGCCCGACCTGGCCTTCGTCGACGTCGAGATGCCGGGCAGGACCGGGCTCGAGGTGCTGTCCGCGCTGACGCCCGCGCAGCGGCCGATGGCGATCCTCCTGACCGCCTACGACGGCTTCGCCCTGCAGGCGTTCGGGCTGGCCGCGCTCGACTACCTGCTCAAGCCCGTCGACGACGAACGCCTGGACGAAGCCCTGGACCGCGCACAGCTGGCCTTTCCCTACCGCGGCCAGGGCCGCCCGGCGGCCCCGATCCTGCCTGCGGCGCGCAGCTTCAGCGTGCGTGTCGGCATGCGCACGGTGCTGGTGCCGGTGGCCGATATCGAGCGCATCGAGGCCGACGGCGACTACGCCACCCTGCACGCGAACGGCAAGACCTGGCTGATGCGCGAGCGCCTGCACAACCTGGCCATGCAGCTCGATCCACGCCAGTTCCACCGCGTGCACCGCTCGACCATCGTGCGGCTGGACATGATCGCCGAACTGCGCGCGCTCACCAACCGCGACGCCCTGCTGCGCCTGCGCGACGGCAGCGTGCTGCGCGCCAGCCGCACCTACATGCCGGCCCTGGCGGACGCGCTGCAGCACCTCAACAAGCGATCCGCATGA
- the wecC gene encoding UDP-N-acetyl-D-mannosamine dehydrogenase produces the protein MSSSFDTIAMIGLGYIGLPTAAMFASRKKNVIGVDVNQDAVDTINGGHTHIVEPDLDMIVSASVNQGYLRATTTVQPADAFLIAVPTPFHDNHEPDISYVEAAARSIAPVLKKGDLVILESTSPVGMTEKLAGWLAEERPDLQIPQGPNDAADINIAYCPERVLPGRVIHELVSNDRIIGGITKECSARAIELYQIFVQGECIETNSRTAEMCKLTENSFRDVNIAFANELSIICGKLGIDVWELIALANRHPRVNVLKPGPGVGGHCIAVDPWFIVHSAPEEAKLIKSAREVNDHKPHWVLENVRQEIERYLAANPGRQESDVTIGCFGLAFKPDIDDLRESPALDIVSAITSAHNCRVIVVEPNISALPASLDKGELRTPRDALARSQIVVMLVNHKPFQSLKKELFEGKVVIDTCGFASARK, from the coding sequence ATGAGCAGCTCGTTTGATACCATCGCAATGATCGGCTTGGGATACATTGGCCTCCCAACGGCTGCAATGTTTGCTTCTCGCAAGAAGAACGTCATCGGCGTGGACGTCAACCAGGACGCGGTCGACACCATCAACGGCGGCCACACGCATATCGTCGAGCCCGACCTGGACATGATCGTCAGTGCCTCGGTCAACCAGGGCTACCTCAGGGCCACGACGACCGTGCAGCCCGCCGACGCCTTCCTGATCGCCGTACCGACTCCGTTCCACGACAATCACGAGCCGGACATCAGTTATGTCGAAGCGGCGGCGCGCTCGATCGCGCCGGTGCTGAAAAAAGGCGACCTCGTCATCCTCGAATCGACATCGCCGGTCGGCATGACCGAGAAGCTGGCTGGCTGGCTGGCCGAGGAGCGCCCCGACCTGCAGATTCCCCAGGGGCCGAACGACGCCGCCGACATCAACATCGCCTACTGCCCCGAGCGCGTGCTGCCCGGGAGGGTCATTCACGAACTGGTCTCGAACGACCGCATCATCGGCGGCATCACCAAGGAATGCTCGGCACGTGCCATCGAGCTATACCAGATCTTCGTACAGGGCGAATGCATCGAGACCAATTCGCGTACCGCGGAGATGTGCAAGCTGACCGAAAACTCGTTCCGCGACGTCAACATCGCATTCGCGAACGAGCTGTCGATCATCTGTGGCAAGCTGGGCATCGACGTGTGGGAACTGATCGCGCTGGCGAACCGCCACCCGCGCGTCAACGTGCTCAAGCCCGGCCCGGGCGTGGGCGGACACTGCATCGCCGTCGACCCGTGGTTCATCGTGCATAGCGCCCCGGAAGAGGCAAAGCTGATCAAGTCGGCCCGCGAGGTCAACGACCATAAGCCGCACTGGGTGCTGGAAAACGTCAGGCAGGAAATTGAACGTTACCTTGCTGCCAACCCAGGCCGCCAGGAATCCGACGTGACGATCGGCTGCTTCGGCCTGGCGTTCAAGCCGGACATCGACGACCTGCGAGAAAGCCCGGCACTGGACATCGTATCGGCCATCACCTCGGCACACAACTGCCGCGTCATCGTTGTCGAGCCGAATATTTCAGCATTGCCGGCCAGCCTGGACAAGGGCGAATTGCGGACGCCGCGAGACGCACTGGCACGCTCACAGATCGTCGTCATGCTGGTCAATCACAAGCCATTTCAGTCGTTAAAGAAGGAATTGTTTGAAGGTAAAGTTGTTATCGACACCTGCGGGTTCGCCAGCGCCCGCAAGTGA
- a CDS encoding ATP-binding protein, with product MTVPDTSVKVETALLVPVLAALPVCACMAILGLPAFGHGYAAAFRTLYFAACLAWLMPLALLQRAMWRRAWPWPRMALVLLALSYAMSVFNNLLGQRLAISLRLEKGYDWADLFRGLDGCWLALITFCAVHGVVPYLMLQPLVENAIRHGIAPLAAPGRLDIRVERAGAQLVVEVWNDGQPPAQRGSGIGLANVRERLRHLYGDQQQVEAGWHADGRFGVRIALPLRSLEAAA from the coding sequence ATGACAGTGCCGGACACCAGCGTGAAAGTCGAGACGGCCCTGCTCGTCCCCGTGCTGGCCGCGTTGCCGGTCTGTGCCTGCATGGCCATTCTCGGCTTGCCCGCCTTCGGCCACGGCTATGCGGCCGCCTTCCGCACGCTGTATTTCGCCGCCTGCCTGGCCTGGCTGATGCCGCTGGCCTTGCTGCAGCGGGCCATGTGGCGCCGCGCATGGCCCTGGCCGCGCATGGCGCTGGTGCTGCTGGCGCTCAGCTACGCGATGTCCGTCTTCAACAACCTGCTGGGGCAGCGCCTGGCGATCTCGCTCAGGCTGGAGAAGGGCTACGACTGGGCCGACCTGTTCCGCGGCCTGGACGGCTGCTGGCTGGCCCTGATCACGTTCTGCGCGGTGCACGGCGTGGTGCCCTACCTGATGCTGCAGCCGCTGGTCGAAAATGCGATCCGTCACGGCATCGCGCCGCTGGCCGCGCCCGGGCGGCTCGACATCCGTGTCGAACGCGCCGGGGCGCAGCTGGTCGTCGAGGTATGGAACGACGGCCAGCCGCCGGCGCAGCGGGGAAGCGGCATCGGCCTGGCCAACGTGCGCGAGCGCCTGCGCCACCTGTACGGCGACCAGCAGCAGGTCGAGGCGGGATGGCATGCCGATGGACGCTTCGGCGTGCGCATCGCCCTGCCCCTGCGCAGCCTGGAGGCGGCGGCATGA
- a CDS encoding glycosyltransferase family 4 protein, with amino-acid sequence MKILTFSTLFPNSEKPGHGIFVQTRLRHLVASGEVEARVVAPAPWFPFKHPAFGQYARQARVPRSEVRFGLQVEHPPYLVLPKVGMNVAPLLLAQAAKPAIGRLIDEGFDFDLIDAHYFYPDGVAAAMLSRYFNKPLVITARGSDVTLFPQFSLPRRMIKWAIRRADAVITVANALRDEVVALGGDPERVTTLRNGVDLQLFRPTERQPNQEFTLLTVGHLVPQKAQELSIGALPLLPDTRLVIAGEGPNRAMLENLARSLKVEHRVNFLGAVSQDQLREQYNAADAMVLSSSREGWANVLLESMACGTPVVASRVHGTPEVVAAPEAGVLMNERTPQGVAEGVHQLRASYPDRAATRRYAERFSWDDTTAGQLAIFQAILRQGRVPALASKAAQAR; translated from the coding sequence ATGAAGATCCTGACGTTCTCCACGCTGTTCCCGAACAGCGAAAAGCCTGGACATGGCATTTTCGTCCAGACGCGGCTGCGCCATCTGGTGGCCAGCGGCGAGGTCGAGGCACGCGTGGTGGCGCCGGCGCCCTGGTTCCCCTTCAAGCATCCGGCCTTCGGCCAGTATGCACGCCAGGCCAGGGTGCCGCGCTCCGAAGTGCGCTTCGGCCTGCAGGTCGAGCATCCGCCCTACCTGGTGCTGCCCAAGGTCGGCATGAACGTGGCGCCCCTGCTGCTGGCCCAGGCGGCCAAGCCGGCCATCGGCCGCCTGATCGACGAAGGCTTCGACTTCGACCTGATCGACGCACACTACTTCTATCCCGACGGCGTGGCCGCGGCCATGCTGTCGCGTTACTTCAACAAGCCGCTGGTGATCACCGCGCGCGGTTCGGACGTGACGCTGTTCCCGCAATTTTCCCTGCCGCGCAGGATGATCAAGTGGGCCATCAGGCGCGCCGACGCGGTGATCACCGTGGCCAATGCCTTGCGCGACGAAGTCGTCGCCCTGGGCGGCGACCCGGAGCGCGTGACCACGCTGCGCAACGGCGTCGACCTGCAGCTGTTCCGCCCGACCGAGCGCCAGCCCAACCAGGAATTCACCCTGCTGACGGTCGGCCACCTGGTGCCGCAGAAGGCGCAGGAGCTGAGCATCGGCGCCCTGCCCCTGCTGCCGGACACCCGCCTGGTGATCGCCGGCGAAGGCCCGAACCGGGCCATGCTGGAAAACCTGGCGCGCAGCCTGAAGGTCGAGCACCGCGTGAACTTCCTCGGCGCGGTCTCGCAGGATCAGCTGCGCGAGCAGTACAACGCGGCCGATGCGATGGTGCTGTCCTCCAGCCGCGAAGGCTGGGCGAACGTGCTGCTCGAATCGATGGCCTGCGGCACGCCCGTGGTGGCCAGCCGGGTGCACGGCACGCCGGAAGTGGTCGCCGCCCCCGAGGCCGGCGTCTTGATGAACGAGCGCACGCCGCAGGGCGTGGCCGAGGGCGTGCACCAGCTGCGCGCCAGTTACCCGGACCGCGCGGCGACGCGGCGCTATGCGGAACGCTTCAGCTGGGACGACACCACCGCAGGCCAGCTGGCGATCTTCCAGGCCATCCTGCGCCAGGGCCGGGTGCCGGCCCTGGCAAGCAAGGCTGCCCAGGCACGATGA
- a CDS encoding alpha/beta hydrolase family protein: protein MKPSLARLATALVLLALASTASADATIKRYMFSTQKAEDIKTELGKLNVKLSQEWKTPAAGLPMRMTGVGSSGLPTRFLIEQAGGGVHVYAERGRPQHPAAPLPYVTQEVVFDTPDPEVSPVGTLSYPSAGGPFPGVVLVAGTGPHDRDGGMSLHKTLAVLADHLTRQGFAVLRYDKPGVGLTGGKRHPDSTTDDYAADALAAVRFLKIQPNVRASRVGIVGHSEGGIIAAMVAAQAPAELGFIVMLGGTGLPGIDIKSLQDAAARRAEGMDESLVLLNRSQERALFEIAASGRTHPDALAAMRAATLALPPETKTALAIPPEGIPDEAFDALLTPWFRRFLSLDPRHYLNRVSCPVLALGGEKDLQVPPAENLKEIERALTGRSPQSVVRQLPDLNHNLQTARTGKASEYFLIDETIAPTALELMSAWMKKVVRQSE from the coding sequence ATGAAGCCTTCCCTTGCACGCCTTGCCACCGCGCTGGTCCTGCTCGCACTTGCATCCACGGCGTCCGCCGATGCCACGATCAAGCGGTATATGTTCTCGACGCAGAAAGCGGAAGACATCAAGACGGAACTCGGCAAACTGAACGTGAAGCTCAGCCAGGAATGGAAAACGCCGGCAGCGGGACTTCCGATGCGGATGACGGGAGTCGGAAGCAGCGGCCTTCCGACCAGGTTCCTGATCGAGCAGGCCGGCGGCGGTGTTCATGTCTACGCCGAGCGCGGCCGTCCGCAACACCCGGCCGCGCCCCTTCCCTATGTGACGCAGGAGGTCGTTTTCGACACGCCCGATCCGGAGGTGTCCCCTGTGGGGACACTCAGTTATCCATCGGCGGGCGGCCCCTTTCCCGGTGTCGTGCTGGTCGCCGGCACCGGGCCGCATGACCGGGATGGCGGAATGTCCCTGCACAAGACGCTGGCGGTGCTGGCGGATCACCTGACCCGCCAGGGTTTCGCCGTACTTCGGTACGACAAACCGGGCGTCGGGCTGACGGGAGGCAAACGGCATCCCGACTCGACCACGGACGACTATGCCGCCGATGCGCTGGCTGCCGTACGCTTCTTGAAAATCCAGCCAAATGTCCGCGCCTCCCGGGTCGGCATCGTCGGGCACAGCGAAGGCGGCATCATTGCGGCCATGGTGGCGGCGCAGGCGCCGGCGGAGCTGGGCTTCATTGTCATGCTCGGCGGCACCGGCCTGCCCGGCATCGACATCAAGAGCCTGCAGGACGCTGCCGCGCGCCGCGCCGAGGGCATGGACGAATCCCTCGTCCTGCTCAACCGGTCGCAGGAACGCGCGCTGTTCGAGATTGCCGCAAGCGGCCGGACGCATCCTGACGCGCTGGCGGCCATGCGGGCAGCCACGCTTGCCTTGCCGCCGGAGACGAAAACCGCACTCGCGATCCCGCCGGAAGGCATTCCCGACGAAGCGTTCGACGCCTTGCTGACGCCCTGGTTCCGGCGCTTCCTGTCACTGGACCCGCGCCACTACCTGAATCGCGTCAGCTGCCCGGTATTGGCGCTGGGAGGAGAGAAGGATCTTCAGGTTCCACCCGCCGAGAACCTGAAGGAGATCGAACGTGCACTCACGGGCCGCTCTCCCCAGAGCGTCGTGCGCCAGCTCCCTGACCTCAACCATAACTTGCAGACCGCCAGGACCGGAAAGGCGAGCGAATACTTCCTGATCGACGAAACGATCGCGCCAACGGCCCTGGAGCTGATGTCGGCCTGGATGAAGAAGGTGGTGCGGCAGAGCGAGTGA
- a CDS encoding DUF885 domain-containing protein: protein MKARFKLAALAAAALLACGPAAAQVDAPKPASAAASAESRQLNALADEYYESLARFEPVWATENGDSRFNDKLGLSISPKLREQQFALYRGYLKRLSSIPRERLGERDQTSYDILEFELDSALRLGAFPEHLLPIDQMGSMPVVLANYASGQGAQPLTTVRDYRAYLSRLAQLAPYIDQSIANMREGVKRGVVQPREPIQSALPQFKQLVAARTEESIFYTPVKNMPASFTALEKRSLAQAYRKTIANKLNPALERLATYLERDYLPKTRTSTGWNALPDGAAWYAARVAAMTTTSLTPEQIHEIGLKEVARIQGEYALTGPKMGYTGPAAGLPRWVSEQPKYKPFTSDRQVIDVYRELDAKVRAKLPDLFTLKPKAPLDLRLEPELSRATASDHYTPPAADGSRPGVFWSVVNDPKLYGSTGMVTLYLHEGQPGHHFHIALVQELGLPNFRKFGGNNAFTEGWALYAETLGKEMGLFEKPEDYFGHLNDEMLRAARLVVDTGLHAKDWSRERAIQYFQDTLGYSEAEARAQIERYMVWPGQALGYKIGSLKIMELRKRAETALGSKFSLPKFHEIVLGEGTLPLAVLEAKIDRWIAETKG from the coding sequence ATGAAAGCACGCTTCAAGCTGGCGGCCCTGGCCGCGGCCGCGCTGCTGGCCTGCGGGCCGGCCGCCGCCCAGGTGGACGCCCCCAAGCCGGCCTCCGCCGCCGCAAGCGCGGAGAGCCGCCAGCTCAATGCGCTGGCCGACGAGTACTACGAGTCGCTGGCCCGCTTCGAGCCGGTATGGGCCACCGAGAACGGCGACAGCCGCTTCAACGACAAGCTGGGCCTGTCGATCTCGCCGAAGCTGCGCGAGCAGCAGTTCGCGCTCTACCGCGGCTACCTCAAGCGCCTGTCAAGCATCCCGCGCGAGCGCCTGGGTGAGCGCGACCAGACCAGCTACGACATCCTCGAGTTCGAGCTGGACAGCGCGCTGCGGCTGGGCGCCTTCCCGGAACACCTGCTCCCGATCGACCAGATGGGCAGCATGCCGGTGGTGCTGGCGAACTACGCCTCCGGCCAGGGCGCCCAGCCCTTGACTACCGTGCGCGACTACCGGGCCTACCTGAGCCGCCTGGCGCAGCTGGCGCCCTACATCGACCAGTCGATCGCGAACATGCGCGAAGGGGTCAAGCGCGGCGTGGTGCAGCCGCGCGAGCCGATCCAGTCCGCCCTGCCGCAGTTCAAGCAGCTGGTGGCAGCCAGGACCGAGGAAAGCATCTTCTACACGCCGGTCAAGAACATGCCGGCCAGCTTCACGGCTCTTGAAAAGCGCAGCCTGGCGCAGGCCTACCGCAAGACGATCGCGAACAAGCTCAATCCCGCGCTCGAACGCCTGGCCACCTACCTGGAACGGGACTACCTGCCGAAGACGCGCACCAGCACCGGCTGGAACGCCTTGCCGGACGGCGCCGCCTGGTATGCCGCGCGCGTGGCGGCGATGACCACCACCAGTCTCACGCCCGAGCAGATCCACGAGATCGGCCTGAAGGAAGTGGCGCGCATCCAGGGCGAATACGCGCTCACCGGTCCGAAGATGGGCTACACCGGCCCGGCGGCCGGCCTGCCGCGCTGGGTGTCGGAGCAGCCGAAATACAAGCCGTTCACCTCGGACCGGCAGGTGATCGACGTCTACCGCGAGCTGGACGCCAAGGTGCGCGCCAAGCTGCCGGACCTGTTCACCTTGAAGCCGAAGGCGCCGCTCGACCTGCGCCTGGAACCGGAACTGTCGCGCGCCACCGCCTCGGACCACTACACCCCGCCAGCCGCCGACGGCTCGCGTCCGGGCGTGTTCTGGTCGGTGGTGAACGATCCGAAGCTGTACGGCAGCACCGGCATGGTCACGCTCTACCTGCATGAAGGCCAGCCGGGCCACCACTTCCACATCGCCCTGGTGCAGGAGCTGGGCCTGCCCAACTTCCGCAAGTTCGGCGGCAACAATGCCTTCACCGAGGGTTGGGCGCTGTATGCCGAGACCCTGGGCAAGGAGATGGGCCTGTTCGAGAAACCGGAAGATTATTTCGGCCACCTGAACGACGAGATGCTGCGCGCGGCGCGCCTGGTGGTGGATACCGGCCTGCATGCCAAGGACTGGAGCCGCGAACGGGCCATCCAGTATTTCCAGGACACGCTGGGCTACTCGGAAGCCGAAGCAAGGGCGCAGATCGAGCGCTACATGGTGTGGCCGGGCCAGGCGCTGGGCTACAAGATCGGTTCGCTGAAGATCATGGAGCTGCGCAAGCGCGCCGAGACCGCCCTGGGCAGCAAGTTCAGCCTGCCGAAATTCCACGAGATCGTGCTGGGGGAAGGCACGCTGCCGCTGGCGGTGCTGGAAGCGAAGATCGATCGGTGGATCGCCGAGACGAAAGGATGA
- the wecB gene encoding non-hydrolyzing UDP-N-acetylglucosamine 2-epimerase gives MTLKILAVFGTRPEAIKMVSVVRVLATAPDFDVKVCVTAQHRSMLDQVLDLFSIRPDFDLDIMTPGQDLSDITAKVLAGMRTVLREWRPDYVLVHGDTTTTMATSLAAYYERIAVGHVEAGLRTGNIYSPWPEEINRKLTGAIAKVHFAPTEHAKQNLLKEGIPAKNICVTGNTVVDALLDVVQRLETDGALQRQMESQFSFLDSRKKLVLVTGHRRENFGSGFENICHALNAISRLDDVEVLYPVHLNPNVQEPVQRILKGNPNIHLIDPVSYLPFVYLMNRASILLTDSGGIQEEAPSLGKPVLVMRDTTERPEAVAAGTVRLVGTSVSSIVDGARTLLTDAAEYARMSNAANPYGDGTSASQIVNFLRENHEQLV, from the coding sequence ATGACCCTCAAGATACTTGCCGTCTTCGGGACCCGGCCCGAGGCGATCAAAATGGTGTCAGTGGTACGTGTACTTGCTACCGCTCCCGATTTCGACGTCAAAGTCTGTGTCACCGCGCAGCACAGGTCCATGCTGGACCAGGTACTCGACTTGTTTTCGATCAGGCCTGATTTCGATCTCGATATCATGACTCCCGGCCAAGACCTGTCCGATATCACAGCCAAAGTCCTGGCCGGGATGCGCACGGTGCTGCGGGAGTGGCGCCCGGATTACGTGCTCGTGCATGGCGACACCACCACGACCATGGCCACCAGCCTGGCGGCGTACTACGAACGGATCGCTGTCGGCCACGTCGAAGCCGGCCTGCGCACCGGGAACATCTATTCCCCGTGGCCGGAAGAAATCAATCGCAAGCTCACGGGCGCGATCGCGAAAGTGCATTTCGCGCCGACCGAGCACGCAAAGCAGAATCTGCTCAAGGAAGGTATTCCTGCAAAAAATATCTGCGTGACCGGAAATACCGTCGTCGATGCCCTGCTCGACGTGGTCCAGCGCCTGGAGACCGATGGAGCGCTCCAGCGCCAGATGGAGTCGCAGTTCAGCTTCCTCGACAGCAGGAAAAAACTGGTACTGGTGACCGGCCATCGCCGCGAGAACTTCGGCAGCGGGTTCGAGAACATCTGTCACGCATTGAACGCCATCAGCCGGCTCGACGATGTCGAGGTGCTGTATCCGGTGCACCTGAATCCGAACGTGCAGGAACCGGTACAACGCATCCTGAAAGGCAACCCCAACATCCACCTGATCGATCCGGTGAGCTATCTGCCTTTCGTCTATCTGATGAACCGAGCCTCCATCCTGCTGACCGATTCGGGCGGCATCCAGGAAGAGGCGCCGTCCCTGGGCAAGCCGGTGCTGGTGATGCGCGACACCACCGAGCGCCCCGAGGCCGTGGCCGCGGGAACTGTACGCCTGGTCGGCACTTCCGTATCGTCGATCGTGGACGGTGCCCGCACCCTGCTGACCGATGCCGCTGAATACGCCCGGATGAGCAACGCCGCCAACCCCTATGGCGACGGCACATCCGCTTCGCAAATCGTCAACTTTTTGAGGGAAAACCATGAGCAGCTCGTTTGA